In a single window of the Nicotiana tomentosiformis chromosome 8, ASM39032v3, whole genome shotgun sequence genome:
- the LOC104087343 gene encoding polyphenol oxidase E, chloroplastic-like codes for MASSSSSTLPLCANKTPSSSFTNTNSSFFAKPSQLFLHGKRNQNFKFSCNANSDKNNLEAVDRRNVLLGLGGLYGAANLAPLATAAPIPPPDLKSCSKAHINDKTEVSYSCCPPIPSDMDSVPYYKFSSMPKLRIRPAAHAADEEYIAKYQLATSRMRELDKDPFDPLGFKQQANIHCAYCNGAYKIGGKELQVHFSWLFFPFHRWYLYFYERILGSLINDPTFGLPYWNWDHPKGMRIPPMFDREGSSLYDEKRNQSHRNGTIIDLGHFGQEVQTTQLQQMTNNLTIMYRQMITNAPCPLLFFGQPYPLGTDPSPGMGTIENIPHTPVHIWVGSRLDENNTKHGEDMGNFYSAGLDPLFYSHHANVDRMWSEWKALGGKRRDLTHKDWLNSEFFFYDENRNPFRVKVRDCLDSKKMGFDYAPMPTPWRNFKPIRKSNAGKVNLSSVPPASRVFPLSKLDRAISFSIDRPSSSRTQQEKNEQEEMLTFNNIKYDDSKYIRFDVFLNVDKTVNADELDKAEYAGSYTSLPHVHGDNVSHVTSVTFQLAITELLEDIGLEDEDTIAVTVVPKKGGEEISIEAVEIKLVNC; via the coding sequence atggcttcttcttcttcttctactctACCTTTATGCGCCAATAAAACTCCCTCTTCTTCCTTCACCAACACCAACTCATCTTTCTTTGCAAAACCCTCTCAGCTTTTCCTTCATGGAAAACGTAACCAAAATTTCAAGTTCTCATGCAATGCCAACAGTGACAAAAACAACCTTGAAGCTGTTGACAGGAGGAATGTACTCTTGGGTTTAGGAGGGCTGTATGGCGCAGCTAATCTTGCGCCATTAGCTACTGCTGCTCCTATACCACCTCCTGATCTCAAATCTTGTAGCAAAGCCCATATAAATGACAAAACGGAGGTTTCATACAGTTGTTGTCCCCCTATCCCAAGTGATATGGACAGCGTTCCATATTACAAGTTTTCTTCTATGCCCAAACTCCGTATTCGGCCCGCTGCTCATGCTGCTGATGAGGAGTACATTGCTAAATACCAGTTAGCCACTAGTCGAATGAGGGAACTTGACAAAGACCCATTTGACCCTCTTGGCTTCAAGCAACAAGCCAATATCCATTGTGCTTATTGCAACGGTGCTTACAAAATTGGTGGCAAAGAGTTACAAGTCCATTTCTCGTGGCTTTTTTTCCCTTTTCATAGATGGTACTTGTACTTCTATGAAAGAATCTTGGGCTCTTTAATTAATGATCCTACTTTTGGTTTGCCATATTGGAACTGGGACCATCCAAAGGGCATGCGTATACCTCCCATGTTCGATCGTGAAGGGTCTTCCCTTTACGACGAAAAACGTAACCAAAGTCACCGTAATGGAACCATAATTGATCTTGGTCATTTCGGTCAAGAAGTCCAAACAACTCAACTGCAGCAGATGACTAATAACTTAACTATAATGTATCGTCAAATGATAACTAATGCTCCTTGCCCCTTGCTCTTCTTTGGTCAGCCTTACCCTCTAGGAACTGATCCCAGTCCAGGGATGGGCACTATTGAAAACATCCCTCATACTCCTGTCCACATTTGGGTTGGTAGTAGGCTTGATGAGAATAATACGAAACACGGTGAGGATATGGGTAATTTTTACTCGGCCGGTTTAGACCCGCTTTTCTATTCCCATCACGCCAATGTGGACCGGATGTGGTCCGAGTGGAAAGCCTTAGGAGGGAAAAGAAGGGATCTCACGCACAAAGATTGGTTGAACTCCGAGTTCTTTTTCTACGATGAAAACCGCAACCCGTTCCGTGTGAAAGTCCGTGACTGTTTGGACAGTAAGAAAATGGGCTTTGATTACGCACCGATGCCAACCCCATGGCGCAATTTTAAGCCAATAAGAAAGAGCAATGCAGGGAAGGTGAATCTAAGTTCAGTTCCGCCAGCAAGCAGGGTGTTCCCACTCTCAAAGCTGGACAGAGCCATTTCATTTTCCATCGATAGGCCGTCTTCGTCAAGGACTCAACAGGAGAAAAATGAACAAGAGGAGATGCTAACGTTCAACAACATTAAGTATGACGATAGTAAGTATATAAGGTTCGATGTGTTCCTCAACGTGGACAAGACAGTGAATGCGGACGAGCTTGACAAGGCAGAATATGCGGGGAGTTACACCAGCTTGCCACATGTTCATGGAGATAATGTGTCTCATGTTACGTCTGTTACTTTCCAGTTGGCCATCACTGAACTGTTGGAGGATATTGGGTTGGAAGATGAAGACACTATTGCGGTAACTGTGGTTCCAAAGAAAGGTGGCGAAGAGATCTCCATTGAAGCTGTTGAGATTAAGCTTGTCAATTGTTAA